GTAATAATTGTTTTACCGTTGGACGTTGCGTCATTGTGTTAACAAATTCATTATACACAATACTTAGTGCATCAATTTCGCCCTTGTAAAAAGCGTCAATCATAACTTTTACCGCACCAATTAAATCGCCCATGCTAGGAGTGTCTCCTAAATGGTCTAGCGAAGCGATAATATGTCCGCCTGTGCGTTTAAAAAAAGCTTTTCCTTTACGACCAAAAATACACAGGTCGATTTCTTTACCTTCGCTCTGTTCAGAACGTAATTGTCCCACCGTTTCGCGTAGCAAGTTAACATTTAAGCCACCGCACAAGCCGCGATCGGTTGTTACTACAATATAACCTACCCTCTTAATTTCGCGGGCGCGCATAAAAGGGTGGTGATACTCTGAATTAGCACGTGCAATATGCTTTACCACGTCATAGATTTTCGTTGCATAGGGCTTGGATGCGCGCATTCTTTCTTGTGTCTTGCGCATCTTGCTTGCTGCAACCATTTCCATGGCGCGAGTAATTTTTTGCGTATTTTTAATACTTGCAATTTTTGAACGGATCTCTTTAGCACCAGCCATAATCTTGCTTCACCTTTTTGCGTTTTATAACGCTTTTAATTTTTAGGTCTTATCTTGACAGAAAAGACCTAAAAGCTCGTATTATTGATTAATTGTTACCAACTACCGGTTCTTTTGAACTCTTCAACTGCTGTTTTTAGCTGGGCTTCAATTTCATCATTATATGCACCGCTTTGGTTAATTTTCTCTAATAGCGCTGCATGCGAAGAACGCATATAGCCTAACAAAGCAGCTTCAAAACTACTTATTTCAGCTACTGGCACATCATCTAAATATCCCTTCTCTACCGTAAATAAAGTAACAGACATTTCAGCAACGGAATAAGGAGCGTATTGCTTTTGCTTCATTAACTCGGTGATTCTTTGGCCGCGCTCTAATTGCTTACGGGTCGCCTCATCCAAATCAGAAGCAAATTGCGAGAAGGCTTCTAACTCACGGAATTGTGCAAGTGCCAAACGAGTACCACCACCAAGCTTTTTCATAATTTTGGTTTGCGCAGCTCCACCTACACGCGATACCGACAAACCGGAGTTAATTGCAGGGCGAATACCAGAGTTGAATAAATCAACATCAAGGAAAATCTGACCATCCGTAATAGAGATTACGTTGGTAGGCACGAATGCAGAAACGTCACCTGCCTGTGTCTCAATAATCGGCAATGCTGTTAATGAACCTGTTTTTCCTTTTACTTTACCGTTAGTCAATTTTTCTACTTCTTCTTCATTGATACGCGCCGCTCTTTCTAGCAAACGTGAATGCAAATAGAAAATATCACCAGGATACGCTTCACGGCCGGGTGGACGACGTAGCAACAAGGAAATTTGTCTATATGCCCAAGCTTGCTTAGTTAAGTCATCATAAACAATCAATGCATCTTCGCCACGTTCCATGAAAAACTCACCCATGCTACAGCCAGCATAAGGAGCGATAAACTGAAGCGCCGCAGAGTCAGCAGCCGATGCAACTACAACGATAGTATGTTCCATTGCACCGTGTTCTTCTAACTTGCGTACAATCGCTGCGATAGAAGAAGCTTTTTGACCAATAGCAACATAAATACACTTAATCCCAGTGCCTTTTTGATTAATAATGGCGTCAATAGCAATAGCTGATTTACCGGTTTGTCTATCACCAATGATTAACTCACGTTGACCACGGCCTACCGGAATCATCGCGTCAACCGCTTTTAATCCAGTTTGTACGGGTTGATCTACTGATTTACGAGAAATAACCCCAGGAGCTACTTTTTCAATGGGGGAGTGCTTTTCAGCGTGGATGGGGCCTTTACCATCAATAGGATTACCTAAGGCATCAACCACACGGCCTAATAAAGCCTCACCTACGGGTACTTCAAGAATTCGGCCGGTACATTTACCTTTCTGTCCTTCAGACAATGAGCTAGCATCACCTAAAATTACCGCTCCAACCGAGTCACGCTCTAAGTTAAGCGCTAATCCATAAATACCGTTAGGAAATTCAATCATTTCCCCTAACATTACATCCGCCAAGCCGTGCAAACGTACAATACCGTCTTTTAAACTAACGATTGTACCTTCATTACGCGCCTCAGAAACAACATTGAATTCTTCAATTTTCTTTCTGATTAATTCGCTGATTTCAGATGGGTTTAAAGCTATTTGTTCTGACATGGAATTATCCTCTTTTCTTACGCGGCCAAATCGGATTCTAGTTTATTTAATCTACCTCGAACCGAGCCATCAATAACCAAGTCGCCTGCATAAATAACGGCTCCGCCTAGCAGGGCAGGGTCAATACTTATATCCAGAGATACCTTTCTTTGTAAGCGTTTTTGTAATGAATCAGTAAGATTTTTTTCTTGCGAGGCAGATAAAGGCGAAAAACTAATCACGGTAACCGCCATTGTTTTCTCTTGTTCGGCTCGCAAAATTTCAAATTGCACACTGATATCCGTTAAAATAGGCAAACGCTTATTTTGAGCAAGCATTTGGATAAAATTACCCACCGCTTCATTCGCGCTGCTTTCTTTATTTAATTTGGCTAAAAGTTCCGATACCAATTTAATTTGTTGTTGCTTACTTGTCGCAGGATTTTCGATAAACTCTCGAATATCTGGGTTCTGAGTAATATCCGCCAAATTCTGCAGAATACCAGACCAAGCGGACAACTGCTTAGCATTTTCAGCATATTCAAAAACTGCTTTCGCATAAGGTCTTGCAATAGTTGTGTTATCGGACATTCTTAAATCTCTTCTATTAAACTATCCAACAATTGACTGTTTGCCTTCTGATCGATCTCGCGCATCAAAATTTTCTCAGCACCGGCAACAGCTAACGTAGCAACCTGCTTGCGTAAATTGTCTTTCGCGCGATTAACTTCTTGCGAAATTTGTTCTTGAGCCATTTTAGCTAATTGTTGTGCTTCATGACGTGCTTCATTTTTCGCCTCTTCGACGATTTGCGCTGCGCGTCGCGTTGCTTTTTCAACAATTTCAGCCGCTTGTACCTTAGCCTGCTTTAATTCGTCTTTAATACGATGCTGAGCCAAGTCTAACTCACGGCGACCACGCTCTGCTGCGGCAAGGCCATCTGCGATTTTATCTTGTCTTTCTTCCAAAGCTTTGGTGAGTGGTGGCCACACAAACTTCATGGTGAACCAAACAAATGCGGCAAATACCAGCATTTGAATTACCAACGTAAAATTAATATCCAAGGTATCTCTCCTGTTAACAGAAAGGGGCTTGCGCCCCAACAAGTGTTATCAAGAACCCAAGTTATTTAGGAAAGGATTTGCAAAGGTAAAGAACAATGCAATACCTACCCCAATCATTGTTACCGCGTCAAGAAGACCTGCAACAATAAACATTTTTACCTGTAACATGGGAACCATTTCAGGTTGACGAGCAGAACCCTCTAAGAATTTACCGCCTAATAAACCGAAACCAATAGCCGTTCCAAGAGCACCTAAGCCAATTAGCAAAGCAACTGCAATAACAGTCATGCCTTGTACTTGTGCGATTAAATTTGCAGCATTCATATAAATCCCCTTAATGGACAATGTTTAAAAATAAATCTTCAATCTTTTATGTCGTTTCCAACTGAATGTCATTCCCGAGAAGGCGAGGACCCCTTTTAATTCCACAGTATACTTATACAATGGATTCCCGCCTTTGCGGGAATGACAGATAACATAAAATAAACCTAAAAACTCCTAATGATCTTCATGCGCCAAACTTAAATAAACAATTGTTAACACCATGAAAATAAAAGCTTGTAAGGTAATAACCAATATGTGAAAAATTGACCAGCCTAAAGATAGTAGAAATTGCGCCACTGATAAGGTAGCAGTAGTTGCCACATTACTATCAGCAGAAGCATGTAGTGTAAGCAGGGCAATCAAAATAAATATTAACTCGCCCGCATATAAGTTCCCAAATAAACGAAGCGCCAGGGAAATAGGTTTAGCGATTAAACCAACCAACTCGAGCAATAAGTTAAATGGTATAAAAATTGGGTTATTAAAAGGTTGCAAGGTTAATTCTTTAATAAAACCTTTGGGACCTTTGATTTTAATACTGTAATACAAAATTAAAATAAATACAGACAATGAGAGCGAGAACGTTAAATTCAAATCATTAGTGGGCACAACTTTCAAATAATGAATGCCAAATAATTGCGCAATAGCAGGCAAAATATCAACTGGCACTATATCCATAAAGTTCATGAGAAAAACCCATATGAATATAGTAAGTGCTAAAGGACCAATTAATTTATTTCTACCATGAAAACAATCTTTCACCTGATTGTCAGCAAAAGAAAGCATTAATTCTGAAAAATTTTGTAATTTTCCAGGCACTCCGGTCGTTACTCGTCGCGCACCGAAATATAAAATTGCCAGCGCAAAAATACCTAAAACAACCGAGAAAAAGAGAGTATCTAAGTTGACGGTCCAAAAACCACCTTGTGACCCAAAACTCATATTTTTGAGGTCGAAGGTTAAATAGGTTAGGTGATGCTTAATATAATCAGTGTTTGATATCATTTCAGTCACTTTCTCGGCCTATCCGCTTATTATTAACAAAAATCAAAGGCGCAAACCAAAATACCATTTGCACCAAAATATAAGAAACAAAAAAAACCAAGGGGTTTACCGAAAAACACAGGAAAACCAAGGCAAACAATAGTATAGACAAAAAAATCTTTAACAATTCGCCTTTGTAGAAACTGTTAACAATTTGTTTTGCTGCCCTTGCTCCCTGATAGCGAAATAATGTTCTGGCAAAAAAAAGGGAAGGTACAATGCTTACCAGACCGCCATAAATAGCTGAAAGGCTGGCTATCTTTCCCAACCAGACAAACATTACTGCCGCAATAAGCAAGGTAAATCCAAATTGCCAAGCAAATAACAAATATGCTTTATGCAAACCTTGCAAATTTTTCACTTTTCCACCCATTCGTTCGCGCGGATTATAAAGTAATCAATGTGGATAAGCAACGCCAATGTTGCATTCTTATACATATTAATGCCTTTAGTCCAAACTTTTCTAACCTGCATTTCTTAAAAAAACACTATCCCTTTGAAAATAAATAAAAAAAATCAACAGGCAGGTGCCTTCGCAAGTTTAAATTACGAAAAATGCGTAAACGACTGGATAAAGGACGATTCCATTGATAAAGTATAAGTATCCACATCAGGTTAGCCACTTTCCTGATTGGGAAGAGCAGCAGATGGCCTGAATTTGTTCAGGCCATTTTTATTTTGCACAATCTTGTTTGATTCGGTCAAGGTATAATATTTAAATAGAGTAACTACCCTGCGAACTCCTCTTGTCTCTTGTGCAATTTGAATCACCTTTTTGGCTTGCTCAGGCAGCACATCACCCATTAAGTAAACAATACAATCAGAAGTTACAATTTTAAATCGGTTAGGATCTATATCTGCGTCAGCTATGATTTGACTACGAATTTTTCCGGTAATCCACGTATCTTCTACTGTATCATTGGTGTCATCACGGATACTAAGTTGATTAAAAATTCTTCGATAGCCATCAACTGACTTTACACGATTAACCGCTTCTTGCCGTAAAGTTTCGGAAGGCACATGCCCTGATAGCAAAATATCGCCATTAAATACGGCGATATCAATAACGCAAAGGTCACAGTTTAGCATCTTATCTTTAAAAACGGCGTGATTGGCAGCAGCGCTTAAAGTAAAATCGTTAATTTTTTTATATGTGCTGTGCCGATCATAAAAAAGATTAGCACCTGTCCAGATAGTACCAAGACATCCAGGCACGAGAGTAAGCATCAGCAAAATAATAAATAATTTAAAGTAGCCCTTTAAATTCATTACATAATATACCGAAACACTTTCACTACCTTGGTAACCCCGGGAACTTGTCTGGCTACATCTACAGCTAAGCCAGATTGTTCTTTAGTTACAATTCCTAATAAATAAACCACCGAATTTTCAGTAACCACGCGAATGGAACCAGATTCCAAACCTTTTTTAGTCAGCATTTCCGCCCTTACTTGCCCTGTAATCCATGTATCTTTACTGCGTTGAGCGATAGTGGTTGGATTTTCAATAGAAATTTGATTATAGACTCTATATACATTAGGTGTTGTTTTTGCGATTTTAGCCGCTTCATCTTTCAGGTATGTAGTTGGTACCTCTCCCACCAAAAGTACAGACTGGTTAAAACTACTAATAACTATATGAGAACCTTTAAACTGAGGGTCGCCGGCGATATTTTTGTTTACTTGATAAAAAATACGCGCATCATTTTCTATGGTAAATACACTACGACGGTCATAAACTACCAGACCAGCAGCGCCAACCACGACCGCAGCAACACAACCCGCCAATAAACTACTGATTAATACAAGAATTATTTTTTTATTCATTTTCTACCCCAGCATTTGGCCAAATAATGATTGATCAATCAAATCACAAAAACAATGTAATATAAACAGGTGCGTTTCTCGAATTTGAGCCGCACTATCTCCAGGGACACGCAATTCAATATCTTCGGGACCTAAATGATTTGTTAATACGCCCCCGTCTCTCCCATTAAGAGCAATGGTATCCATCCCGCGATCATTAGCAGCGCCTATGGCTTGCAATAAGTTATTTGAATTGCCATTCGTTGAAAGCACAATAAGAACATCTCCTTCCTGGCCTAATGCCTGAATTTGGCGGGAAAAAATATGGTCGGCATTTCCCATATTTGCTATTGCGGATAGTGAACCAAAATCATTGGTCAGTGCGATTACGGGTAAAGGCGGTCTTTCCACCTCATAACAATTAATCATTGCTGAAGCAAAATGAAAACAATTTGCCGCAGACCCGCCATTGCCACAAAGTAAAATTTTATTATCATTTAATAAGCAGTCTACGAGACGCTTCCCAGCCCTTGCGATATCGGGAGATAGTGTATCAGCTACGGCGATGGCCATTTCTATACTTATGCCAAACAACTGGCGAATTCTCTCTTCCATTTTTTACTCATTTATTAATAATCAATTCCAAATGCATCTTTTATCCACAGCAATTGTGGTGAAGTTCCATCAGCAGTAATGACATCAAAGCGTAACGGTAATTTCCCATGCAGCTTGTGAATGGTCAAATAAAAAATCGCTGTTTTAATTAATTTTTGTTTTTTAATAAAACTAATCGTCTCCACTGCATTACCAAACTTTCCAGAAGAGCGCGCTCTCACTTCAACGAAGATTAATGTATCTTTTTCACTCATGATTAGGTCTATTTCGCCAAATCGAGATTGAAAATTGCTGGCAATATGCCTTAAACCTTTTGCTTCCAGGAATTTCCTCGCCTTTTCTTCGATAGCAAAGCCTTTTTGTCGTGACATTTACTTTACTCTCATAGAGGCTCTTGATAAGCGGTAACGAATCAAGGATTTATTCTTCAAACCAATGCGCATCTGGATGAAGTTGATTGCTTCTTAGGGTTGGCAAGATTTCTGGTGGTATCATTGCATCAATAACGCAATCATTTTTTCTAAAAAAGGCATGTCCTGGTAATGAATAATAATTTTACCGTTTCCATTCTTCCCCGGTTTTAATTTTACCTGTGTTTTCAATTGCTTTTCTAATCTTTGTATTCTTTCTTTAAAATCATGCGCTAGCGCATTTTTTTCCGATTTTGAAGTGTCCACTGCAAGACCCGAAAGCACACGATTAACTAAACCTTCTGTTTCACGCACCGATAAATTTTTAAAAACTATCAATTGAGCGACCTGTGCTTGCTTCGTTGTTTCCAAGCTTAATAATGCACGTGCGTGCCCCATATCGATATCCCCATTTTCAAGTAGGTTACGCACTTCTGGGGCCAAGTTTAATAAACGCAAATAATTACTAACTGCGGCACGAGACTTAGCAAGAATTTCGGCTACTTGTTGATGAGTAAGGGAAAACTCTTCTACTAATCTATGCATAGCACGCGCTTGGTCCATAGGGTTTAAATCTTCACGCTGTAAATTTTCAATTAAAGCCATGGCCATTGCGGTTTCATCATCTACATTTTTAATGATGACAGGCACTTCGGCCATGGCTAATGATTTACAGGCTCGCCAACGACGTTCCCCTGCAATAATTTCATACTGTAAATCATTTACTGGACGCACTACGATGGGTTGTAATATACCTTGTTTTTTAATGGATTCAGCAAGCTCCTCTAATGCTGTTTCATCCATTTCCTTTCGTGGTTGATATTTTCCAGGCTGCAGTTGATTGATTGGCAGATTTTGTCTGGATGCGGGACTTTCCTCATTTTTTATGGTGTTACCTTGCCCTAATAAAACAGATAAATTTCTTCCTAATCCCCGGCTTTTTATTGTCATTGAATTAACCTCATTAACCTAGAATGGTTTGCTTACCCATCAACTCCGACGCTAAAACCATATATGCAGCAGCGCCTGCAGATGATCGATCATAGTGTAAAGTTGGTACACCATGGCTGGGGGCTTCAGCTAAACGTACATTACGTGGAACCACTGTGCGATATACTTTATCTTGAAAATGTTCAATAAGTTGCTGAGAAACGTCAGAACATAATCGATTTCTCGCATCATACATAGTTCGCAAAATCCCCTCTAAAGCAAGTCTTGGATTCACTGAGCTCTTAATTTGTTCAATAGTCGACAGTAATGCGGCTAACCCTTCAAGTGCATAGTATTCGCATTGCATAGGAATTAAAACAGAATCAGCAGCTACTAACGCATTAATGGTCAAGGTATTTAATGCGGGCGGACAATCAATCAAGATATATTCATATTGGGCCTGTAACGGGGTTAGCGCCTTAAATAAAAATGTTTCCCGGTGATCCCTATCCATTAAACTGACTTCAGCTACCGTTAAATCTCCATTAGTAGGAATTAAATCAAACCCCGCGGTGGTGGAAAGAACCGCCTGCTCTGCAAGGCAATCGCGTAACAAAACGTCATTTGCGGTAAGCACTAATGAGCTTTTATCTACACCACAACCCATGGTGGCATTACCTTGTGGGTCTAAATCCAGCAACAAGACCGTTTGTTGATTGGCGGCTAAAGAAGCAGCTAAATTTATTGCAGTAGTAGTCTTTCCTACCCCGCCTTTTTGATTGGCAATGGCTATTACTTTTGCCATATTTTTTCCTTTTTAATATAACTTTTAAATTCTATTGGTCGCTGTACTCTTTGCTTACTCAGCGAAGCGTGGAGCCTCGTACGACAACGATTATTTATTCTCAATGATAATACAACAACGCTCGCCAGTTGTTTCAGGTACGGAATATGATTTTATATCATAAGGGTAGGGTATGTCTTCTAGCTCACTGGTAGGAATTTGCCCTTTCATTGCCACCCATATACCATTCGGTTTAATCAAGTGCTTTGTCCAATGAATCATTTGTCTGATGTCGGTAAATGCACGGCTAACGATGGTATCAAAGTTATGAGCAGGGCAATATGCTTCTACGCGTTGCTGAACGACATCAATATTTTCAATTTTTAACACACGTTTAACTTCTTGTAGAAATCGTATTTTTTTACCATTGCTATCAAGAAGTACAAATTGTGAATGGGGGAACGTAAGTGCTAATGGAATTCCCGGCAAACCGGCCCCGGTTCCTACATCAATAATTCTGCCTGGGTGTATAAAAGAAGCAATGGCCAAACTATCTAAAATATGTCTCGCCACCATTTCCTCAAGATTTCGTACAGCCGTTAAATTATAAGTTTTATTCCACTTATCTAAAAGGAAAAGGTATTCTCGTAAGGGTTCCACTGCGACCTGAACGCCTAATTGAGTAACACCTTTAGTCATTTCTATAAGTAAATCGCCTTTACTCATTTACAAGCCGTTGTTTTTTTAAATGAATCAACAGCAAAGATAAAGCGGCCGGAGTAATCCCTGAAATACGTCCCGCTTGAGCAAGGGTTTGAGGTTTGATATGGTTTAATTTTTGTACCACTTCGTTGGATAAACCAGAGACTTGACCATAATCAAAAGTTTCAGGGATACGCGTATTTTCTTGCTTACGTAAACGAATAATATCAGTTTGTTGCCTTTCAATATATCCAGCATATTTGCTTTGAATTTCAATTTGCTCCGCTACCGTATCAGTAACCCAGGGCAACCCTATGCTTTCCACAGCGGATAAATGATGATAATTAATTTCAGGACGCTTCAACACATCACTGGCACGGGTATCATGTTGGAGAGGTGTTTGTAAAATATCTTGCAGATCTTCGTTATGGTTTACGCGGACCCACGTTGATTCTAATGCAGCCGTAGTCCTCTCTATACTTTCTTTCTTCTCACTAAAAGATTTCCATCGCGCCTCATTAACGATACCCAAGCCGCGGCCAATTTCTGTTAAGCGTAAATCGGCATTATCCTCGCGCAATAAAAGCCGATATTCTGCCCGGGAGGTAAACATACGATAAGGCTCTTGGGTGCCACGTGTTATCAAATCGTCAATCAGAACTCCTATATAAGCCTCATCTCGACGAGGGCTCCATAGCGTTTTCTCTTTAACTAACAAAGCAGCGTTCATACCGGCTATTATTCCTTGCGCCGCAGCTTCTTCATATCCTGTAGTCCCATTAATCTGCCCGGCAAAGAATAAATTGCTAAACGCCTTCGTTTGTAAATAAGGAGTTAAACTACGCGGATCAAAATAATCATATTCAATAGCATAACCGGGACGAGTAATATGCGCGTTTTCAAACCCTTTAATAGTACGGACAAATTGCACTTGTACCTCAAAAGGAAGACTAGTCGAAATTCCATTGGGATAAATTTCTTCCGTAGTTAATCCCTCGGGCTCT
Above is a window of Legionella adelaidensis DNA encoding:
- the atpG gene encoding F0F1 ATP synthase subunit gamma → MAGAKEIRSKIASIKNTQKITRAMEMVAASKMRKTQERMRASKPYATKIYDVVKHIARANSEYHHPFMRAREIKRVGYIVVTTDRGLCGGLNVNLLRETVGQLRSEQSEGKEIDLCIFGRKGKAFFKRTGGHIIASLDHLGDTPSMGDLIGAVKVMIDAFYKGEIDALSIVYNEFVNTMTQRPTVKQLLPLPISEEDTSKLGHHWDYIYEPDAKELLDELLERYIELQVYQAVVENIACEQAAKMIAMKSATDNAGELIKEFQLAYNKARQAAITQELAEIVGGADAL
- the atpA gene encoding F0F1 ATP synthase subunit alpha, translating into MSEQIALNPSEISELIRKKIEEFNVVSEARNEGTIVSLKDGIVRLHGLADVMLGEMIEFPNGIYGLALNLERDSVGAVILGDASSLSEGQKGKCTGRILEVPVGEALLGRVVDALGNPIDGKGPIHAEKHSPIEKVAPGVISRKSVDQPVQTGLKAVDAMIPVGRGQRELIIGDRQTGKSAIAIDAIINQKGTGIKCIYVAIGQKASSIAAIVRKLEEHGAMEHTIVVVASAADSAALQFIAPYAGCSMGEFFMERGEDALIVYDDLTKQAWAYRQISLLLRRPPGREAYPGDIFYLHSRLLERAARINEEEVEKLTNGKVKGKTGSLTALPIIETQAGDVSAFVPTNVISITDGQIFLDVDLFNSGIRPAINSGLSVSRVGGAAQTKIMKKLGGGTRLALAQFRELEAFSQFASDLDEATRKQLERGQRITELMKQKQYAPYSVAEMSVTLFTVEKGYLDDVPVAEISSFEAALLGYMRSSHAALLEKINQSGAYNDEIEAQLKTAVEEFKRTGSW
- a CDS encoding F0F1 ATP synthase subunit delta; translation: MSDNTTIARPYAKAVFEYAENAKQLSAWSGILQNLADITQNPDIREFIENPATSKQQQIKLVSELLAKLNKESSANEAVGNFIQMLAQNKRLPILTDISVQFEILRAEQEKTMAVTVISFSPLSASQEKNLTDSLQKRLQRKVSLDISIDPALLGGAVIYAGDLVIDGSVRGRLNKLESDLAA
- a CDS encoding F0F1 ATP synthase subunit B — its product is MDINFTLVIQMLVFAAFVWFTMKFVWPPLTKALEERQDKIADGLAAAERGRRELDLAQHRIKDELKQAKVQAAEIVEKATRRAAQIVEEAKNEARHEAQQLAKMAQEQISQEVNRAKDNLRKQVATLAVAGAEKILMREIDQKANSQLLDSLIEEI
- the atpE gene encoding F0F1 ATP synthase subunit C, with product MNAANLIAQVQGMTVIAVALLIGLGALGTAIGFGLLGGKFLEGSARQPEMVPMLQVKMFIVAGLLDAVTMIGVGIALFFTFANPFLNNLGS
- the atpB gene encoding F0F1 ATP synthase subunit A gives rise to the protein MISNTDYIKHHLTYLTFDLKNMSFGSQGGFWTVNLDTLFFSVVLGIFALAILYFGARRVTTGVPGKLQNFSELMLSFADNQVKDCFHGRNKLIGPLALTIFIWVFLMNFMDIVPVDILPAIAQLFGIHYLKVVPTNDLNLTFSLSLSVFILILYYSIKIKGPKGFIKELTLQPFNNPIFIPFNLLLELVGLIAKPISLALRLFGNLYAGELIFILIALLTLHASADSNVATTATLSVAQFLLSLGWSIFHILVITLQAFIFMVLTIVYLSLAHEDH
- a CDS encoding ATP synthase subunit I, whose product is MKNLQGLHKAYLLFAWQFGFTLLIAAVMFVWLGKIASLSAIYGGLVSIVPSLFFARTLFRYQGARAAKQIVNSFYKGELLKIFLSILLFALVFLCFSVNPLVFFVSYILVQMVFWFAPLIFVNNKRIGRESD
- a CDS encoding BON domain-containing protein codes for the protein MNLKGYFKLFIILLMLTLVPGCLGTIWTGANLFYDRHSTYKKINDFTLSAAANHAVFKDKMLNCDLCVIDIAVFNGDILLSGHVPSETLRQEAVNRVKSVDGYRRIFNQLSIRDDTNDTVEDTWITGKIRSQIIADADIDPNRFKIVTSDCIVYLMGDVLPEQAKKVIQIAQETRGVRRVVTLFKYYTLTESNKIVQNKNGLNKFRPSAALPNQESG
- a CDS encoding BON domain-containing protein yields the protein MNKKIILVLISSLLAGCVAAVVVGAAGLVVYDRRSVFTIENDARIFYQVNKNIAGDPQFKGSHIVISSFNQSVLLVGEVPTTYLKDEAAKIAKTTPNVYRVYNQISIENPTTIAQRSKDTWITGQVRAEMLTKKGLESGSIRVVTENSVVYLLGIVTKEQSGLAVDVARQVPGVTKVVKVFRYIM
- a CDS encoding SIS domain-containing protein, encoding MEERIRQLFGISIEMAIAVADTLSPDIARAGKRLVDCLLNDNKILLCGNGGSAANCFHFASAMINCYEVERPPLPVIALTNDFGSLSAIANMGNADHIFSRQIQALGQEGDVLIVLSTNGNSNNLLQAIGAANDRGMDTIALNGRDGGVLTNHLGPEDIELRVPGDSAAQIRETHLFILHCFCDLIDQSLFGQMLG
- a CDS encoding YraN family protein; the encoded protein is MSRQKGFAIEEKARKFLEAKGLRHIASNFQSRFGEIDLIMSEKDTLIFVEVRARSSGKFGNAVETISFIKKQKLIKTAIFYLTIHKLHGKLPLRFDVITADGTSPQLLWIKDAFGIDY
- a CDS encoding ParB/RepB/Spo0J family partition protein, encoding MTIKSRGLGRNLSVLLGQGNTIKNEESPASRQNLPINQLQPGKYQPRKEMDETALEELAESIKKQGILQPIVVRPVNDLQYEIIAGERRWRACKSLAMAEVPVIIKNVDDETAMAMALIENLQREDLNPMDQARAMHRLVEEFSLTHQQVAEILAKSRAAVSNYLRLLNLAPEVRNLLENGDIDMGHARALLSLETTKQAQVAQLIVFKNLSVRETEGLVNRVLSGLAVDTSKSEKNALAHDFKERIQRLEKQLKTQVKLKPGKNGNGKIIIHYQDMPFLEKMIALLMQ
- a CDS encoding ParA family protein, with translation MAKVIAIANQKGGVGKTTTAINLAASLAANQQTVLLLDLDPQGNATMGCGVDKSSLVLTANDVLLRDCLAEQAVLSTTAGFDLIPTNGDLTVAEVSLMDRDHRETFLFKALTPLQAQYEYILIDCPPALNTLTINALVAADSVLIPMQCEYYALEGLAALLSTIEQIKSSVNPRLALEGILRTMYDARNRLCSDVSQQLIEHFQDKVYRTVVPRNVRLAEAPSHGVPTLHYDRSSAGAAAYMVLASELMGKQTILG
- the rsmG gene encoding 16S rRNA (guanine(527)-N(7))-methyltransferase RsmG is translated as MSKGDLLIEMTKGVTQLGVQVAVEPLREYLFLLDKWNKTYNLTAVRNLEEMVARHILDSLAIASFIHPGRIIDVGTGAGLPGIPLALTFPHSQFVLLDSNGKKIRFLQEVKRVLKIENIDVVQQRVEAYCPAHNFDTIVSRAFTDIRQMIHWTKHLIKPNGIWVAMKGQIPTSELEDIPYPYDIKSYSVPETTGERCCIIIENK
- the mnmG gene encoding tRNA uridine-5-carboxymethylaminomethyl(34) synthesis enzyme MnmG codes for the protein MNLEKHYDVIVVGGGHAGTEAACAAARMGAETLLLTHNIDLLGQMSCNPAIGGIGKGHLVKEIDALDGVMAKAADLAGIQFRILNASKGPAVRATRAQADRVLYRQAIRHLLQNQENLTIFQQAVDDILIEGNRVTAVRTQMGLLLRAHTIVLTVGTFLGGKIHVGMEQYAGGRAGDPPAIALAQRLRELDLPVGRLKTGTPPRIDSRSLDYSKMIIQPGDTPIPVFSYLGNQDQHPQQVACHITHTTEQTHEIIRNNLHQSPMYAGVIEGVGPRYCPSIEDKIVRFADKVSHQIFVEPEGLTTEEIYPNGISTSLPFEVQVQFVRTIKGFENAHITRPGYAIEYDYFDPRSLTPYLQTKAFSNLFFAGQINGTTGYEEAAAQGIIAGMNAALLVKEKTLWSPRRDEAYIGVLIDDLITRGTQEPYRMFTSRAEYRLLLREDNADLRLTEIGRGLGIVNEARWKSFSEKKESIERTTAALESTWVRVNHNEDLQDILQTPLQHDTRASDVLKRPEINYHHLSAVESIGLPWVTDTVAEQIEIQSKYAGYIERQQTDIIRLRKQENTRIPETFDYGQVSGLSNEVVQKLNHIKPQTLAQAGRISGITPAALSLLLIHLKKQRLVNE